Proteins from one Bacteroides zhangwenhongii genomic window:
- a CDS encoding glycoside hydrolase family 5 protein translates to MKKVFISAFLLLSLLTLNGCKSNQPPVKETGEPYGVNLACADFGSSFPGEYNKDYTYPTDQDLEYWHKKGLKLVRLPFKWERLQLDLKGPLNQHDLNKMKELVRAAEKRDMVVLLDLHNYCRRYMNNEHTLIGSNGLTIEDLASFWQAIAKEFSTFKNIYGYGLMNEPHDLAPGTNWFDMAQASINAIRQVDTNTLIMVGGNDWSSAERWIEQSDTLKFLKDPANNLAFEAHVYFDKDASGTYKYSYEEEGCYPEKGIDRVKPFVEWIKQNNFHGFIGEYGIPDNDPRWNETLDLFLHYLQENGINGTYWAAGPWWDTYFMAITPKEGKDRPQMPIVEKYTHTLKK, encoded by the coding sequence ATGAAAAAAGTTTTTATTTCGGCTTTTCTACTACTAAGCTTACTTACTCTAAATGGATGTAAAAGCAATCAACCTCCAGTAAAAGAGACTGGTGAACCTTATGGTGTCAACCTCGCATGTGCCGACTTCGGTTCATCTTTTCCCGGAGAATATAATAAAGACTATACTTATCCGACAGATCAGGACCTCGAATATTGGCACAAAAAAGGTCTGAAACTTGTCAGGTTACCATTTAAATGGGAACGGTTGCAACTGGATCTGAAAGGCCCGCTGAACCAACATGACCTCAATAAAATGAAAGAACTGGTCAGAGCTGCAGAAAAGCGGGATATGGTCGTACTTCTTGATTTGCATAATTATTGTCGCCGTTACATGAATAACGAACACACCCTTATCGGAAGTAACGGATTAACAATAGAAGATCTGGCCTCTTTCTGGCAAGCTATCGCTAAAGAATTCTCGACTTTCAAAAATATATACGGCTACGGGCTGATGAATGAACCACACGATCTGGCTCCCGGAACTAATTGGTTCGACATGGCGCAAGCATCCATCAATGCCATTCGACAGGTCGATACCAACACCCTTATCATGGTAGGCGGCAATGACTGGTCATCGGCAGAACGCTGGATTGAACAAAGCGATACACTCAAATTCTTAAAAGACCCTGCTAATAATCTCGCTTTTGAAGCGCATGTATATTTTGACAAAGATGCATCCGGTACTTATAAATATTCCTATGAAGAAGAGGGATGTTATCCGGAAAAAGGTATCGACCGGGTAAAACCTTTTGTCGAATGGATCAAACAAAATAATTTCCATGGCTTTATCGGAGAATATGGAATTCCCGACAATGATCCCCGTTGGAATGAAACTCTTGATTTGTTCCTGCACTATTTACAAGAGAACGGAATCAACGGCACCTATTGGGCAGCAGGTCCGTGGTGGGATACCTATTTCATGGCAATCACCCCTAAAGAGGGAAAAGACAGGCCGCAAATGCCCATAGTTGAGAAATATACGCATACTTTAAAGAAATAG
- a CDS encoding glycoside hydrolase family 130 protein, whose translation MKSNRLEELTQHYEALITRKNEICNNNNGIYRRYHYPVLTAEHAPLIWKYDFDEKQNPFMEERIGINAVMNTGAIKINHKYYLVARVEGADRKSFFAVAESDSPVDGFRFWDYPIEMPETDVPDTNMYDMRLTAHEDGWIYGIFCAERKDTNAPAGDLSSAVAVAGIARTKDLKTWQRLPDLKSPSQQRNVVLHPEFVNGKYALYTRPQDGFIDAGNGGGIGWALIDDICHAEIKEEKIINKRFYHTIKEVKNGEGPHPIKTPQGWLHLAHGVRGCAAGLRYVLYLYMTSLEDPTQIIAEPAGYFMAPIGEERIGDVSNVLFSNGWIEDDNGKVYIYYASSDTRLHVAESTVSQLVDYCLHTPADGFRSIESVKQIITMVNHNKQYLKQ comes from the coding sequence ATGAAAAGTAACAGATTAGAAGAGCTGACACAGCACTATGAAGCTCTTATCACCCGGAAAAATGAGATATGCAATAACAATAACGGTATATACAGACGTTATCACTATCCTGTGTTAACAGCAGAACATGCACCATTAATCTGGAAGTATGATTTTGATGAGAAACAGAATCCATTCATGGAAGAGCGGATTGGCATCAACGCGGTAATGAATACAGGAGCAATCAAAATCAATCATAAATATTACCTTGTGGCACGTGTCGAGGGAGCAGACCGAAAGTCATTCTTCGCAGTAGCGGAAAGCGACAGCCCGGTAGACGGGTTCCGCTTTTGGGATTATCCGATAGAAATGCCGGAAACAGATGTTCCCGACACCAATATGTACGACATGCGCCTGACCGCACATGAAGACGGATGGATCTACGGCATTTTCTGTGCGGAACGTAAAGATACGAACGCTCCGGCAGGTGATTTATCGTCAGCAGTGGCCGTAGCAGGTATTGCACGAACAAAGGACCTGAAAACATGGCAACGTTTACCGGACCTGAAATCTCCAAGCCAGCAACGAAACGTTGTGCTTCATCCGGAATTCGTTAACGGGAAATACGCTTTATATACCCGCCCCCAGGATGGCTTTATCGACGCTGGTAATGGAGGAGGCATTGGCTGGGCACTCATAGACGACATCTGTCATGCCGAAATAAAAGAAGAAAAGATCATCAATAAACGGTTTTATCATACGATCAAGGAGGTAAAAAACGGAGAAGGGCCACACCCCATAAAAACCCCACAGGGATGGTTACATTTGGCACATGGAGTAAGAGGATGCGCAGCCGGACTACGCTATGTATTATACCTATATATGACTTCCTTAGAAGATCCGACACAGATTATAGCCGAACCTGCAGGTTATTTCATGGCTCCCATAGGAGAAGAAAGAATCGGTGATGTATCGAATGTATTATTCTCAAATGGATGGATTGAAGATGACAACGGAAAAGTTTATATCTATTATGCGTCTTCCGACACCCGTCTTCATGTAGCCGAATCAACAGTAAGCCAGCTTGTAGATTATTGTCTGCACACGCCGGCAGACGGTTTTCGTTCCATAGAATCCGTGAAACAGATCATTACTATGGTAAATCATAATAAGCAATACCTGAAACAATAA
- a CDS encoding glycoside hydrolase family 5 protein, with translation MLKDLFSLVTIVALLFSSCSKSEEEENGDDPQPTKQTAYFGVNLSGAEFGNVYPGVDGTHYGYPTEKDLDYFKAKGLYLVRFPFRWERIQPTMNGELNATELAKMKKFVKAAEDRNMQILLDMHNFGRYCVYCDGQSSQNNQYAIIGNARCTVDNFCDVWEKLAKEFKDYKNIWGYDIMNEPYEMLASTPWVNIAQACINAIRTVDTKTTIIVSGDEFSSARRWKECSDNLKTLTDPSNNLIFQAHIYFDSDSSGNYDKGYDEDGATIQTGVARLKPFVDWLKENNKRGFVGEYGVPDTDGRWLDILDSALKYLQENGVNGTYWSAGPRWGDYPLSVQPTNNYTQDRPQLNTLLKYKSTQQ, from the coding sequence ATGCTAAAAGATTTATTTTCATTAGTTACAATTGTAGCACTTCTATTTTCATCCTGTTCTAAATCAGAAGAAGAAGAAAATGGTGATGACCCCCAACCCACCAAACAGACGGCTTATTTCGGAGTGAATCTGTCAGGAGCTGAATTTGGAAATGTATATCCGGGGGTAGATGGTACACACTATGGTTATCCAACAGAAAAAGACCTGGACTATTTCAAAGCCAAAGGCCTCTATTTGGTACGTTTTCCATTCCGTTGGGAACGCATACAACCCACAATGAATGGAGAACTAAATGCAACAGAGTTGGCAAAAATGAAAAAATTCGTCAAAGCTGCTGAAGATAGAAACATGCAGATACTCTTGGATATGCATAACTTTGGAAGATATTGCGTATATTGCGACGGACAAAGTTCGCAAAACAATCAGTATGCAATCATCGGTAATGCACGGTGCACTGTTGATAATTTCTGCGACGTATGGGAAAAACTGGCAAAAGAGTTTAAGGATTACAAGAATATCTGGGGATATGATATAATGAATGAACCTTATGAGATGCTCGCATCAACTCCATGGGTGAACATAGCCCAAGCCTGCATTAACGCTATCCGTACAGTAGATACTAAAACAACCATCATTGTCAGTGGAGATGAATTCAGCTCCGCCAGACGATGGAAGGAATGTAGCGACAACCTGAAAACTCTGACAGACCCAAGTAACAACCTGATATTCCAGGCTCATATCTATTTCGATTCGGATTCTTCCGGAAACTATGATAAAGGATATGATGAAGATGGAGCAACCATTCAAACAGGAGTAGCACGTTTGAAACCTTTCGTTGACTGGTTGAAAGAAAACAACAAACGCGGATTTGTCGGAGAATATGGAGTACCTGATACCGATGGCCGATGGTTAGATATTCTTGACTCAGCCCTCAAATATCTACAAGAAAATGGAGTGAACGGAACTTATTGGTCCGCCGGTCCGCGATGGGGCGATTATCCCTTATCTGTCCAACCGACCAACAATTACACTCAGGATCGTCCGCAACTGAATACGCTCCTGAAATATAAAAGTACGCAACAATAA
- a CDS encoding glycoside hydrolase family 2 protein, giving the protein MRTRFITIITLLLSTPMVIAQKSMDEIDRKSFAAKPSPIEVKGTQMTETGNIPPVGNIPAEFSLDGIWQLAEGGTEKERLHTSWTDQIPARVPGSIHTALVENKIIPDPYIGQNDSIAEKQSYKTWWMKREFELNSPLSHSILSFGGIANKCTIWLNGKLLGTHEGMFGGPDFSIGKYLKNKNTLIVKLEAIPQMFLGNWPPNANESWKYTVVFNCVYGWHYAQIPSLGIWRSVQLKEQAAVDIDSPFVATRSLDGQMRLTFDLHEQSSPLKGVLYAEVSPKNFKGIKQYYRFDINSRRKQETLSLDFQIKDPHLWWPNDRGEQALYDLNLRFIPQKGKTAHVKTSFGIRTIEMRPLTDGAKEDYYNWTFVINGKPMFIKGTGWCTMDALMDFSRNKYEHLLQIAKSQHIQMLRAWGGGMPETDDFYELCDRYGILVMQEWPTAWNSHNTQPYSLLKETVERNTKRLRNHPSLVMWGAGNESDKPFGPAIDMMGRLSIELDGTRPFHRGEAWGGSQHNYNCWWDNAHLNHNLNMTAPFWGEFGIASLPHIETVHKYLDGEKEVWPPRRSGNFTHHTPIFGTMGEMGKLVQYSGYFMPKDSLASFILGSQLAQVVGVRHTLERARTLWPHTTGALYYKMNDNYPGVSWSCVDYYGIIKPIHYFVQKSFAPLAAVMLFDRSNLSSQEVSLPVYLLDDCQELDKKPYQVKVSIYNDQLDTVANHTFNGTGDENVVKKLGEIYLNREQTKSTMLFFVLDIVKNNRSIYRNYYFTNYEVRPGSILSMPQTTIKTERRGNAVILTNTGKYPAIGVHIEVPEKMDQLIVSENYIWLNPQESKKLKINLESPVIVKGWNLQ; this is encoded by the coding sequence ATGAGAACCCGATTCATCACTATCATCACTTTACTTCTATCTACACCAATGGTTATCGCACAGAAATCCATGGATGAGATAGACAGGAAAAGCTTTGCAGCAAAGCCTTCTCCCATAGAGGTAAAAGGTACACAGATGACTGAAACAGGTAATATTCCTCCAGTTGGAAATATACCTGCGGAGTTCTCTTTGGACGGAATCTGGCAACTGGCGGAAGGAGGAACAGAAAAAGAACGCTTGCATACCTCCTGGACAGATCAAATACCTGCCCGTGTACCGGGAAGTATTCATACCGCACTGGTAGAAAATAAAATCATACCCGATCCATACATCGGTCAAAATGATTCTATAGCGGAAAAACAATCTTATAAAACATGGTGGATGAAGCGGGAGTTCGAACTAAACTCCCCTTTATCTCACAGCATATTATCTTTTGGCGGAATTGCCAATAAATGTACTATATGGCTCAACGGAAAACTCCTAGGAACACACGAAGGAATGTTCGGAGGACCTGATTTCTCAATAGGTAAATATTTAAAGAACAAAAATACGCTCATAGTAAAACTTGAAGCCATTCCTCAAATGTTTTTAGGGAACTGGCCGCCCAACGCAAATGAAAGTTGGAAATATACAGTCGTGTTCAATTGCGTTTACGGATGGCATTATGCACAAATTCCGTCATTGGGAATCTGGCGAAGTGTCCAACTAAAAGAACAAGCCGCCGTAGATATAGACTCACCTTTCGTCGCCACTCGTTCACTCGATGGTCAAATGCGTCTGACGTTTGATTTACACGAACAATCATCTCCATTAAAAGGAGTATTATATGCTGAAGTATCTCCCAAAAACTTCAAAGGAATAAAACAATATTATCGTTTTGACATTAACAGCCGACGTAAACAAGAAACCTTGTCTTTGGACTTTCAAATCAAGGATCCACACCTTTGGTGGCCTAATGACAGAGGAGAACAAGCTCTATATGATCTTAATCTCCGTTTCATTCCACAAAAAGGAAAAACAGCTCATGTAAAAACATCATTCGGCATCCGGACGATTGAGATGAGGCCATTAACCGATGGTGCTAAAGAAGATTATTATAACTGGACATTTGTCATCAACGGGAAACCGATGTTTATAAAAGGAACAGGTTGGTGTACCATGGATGCATTAATGGACTTTTCAAGAAATAAATATGAGCATTTACTTCAGATAGCCAAAAGCCAGCACATACAAATGCTAAGAGCTTGGGGAGGAGGAATGCCCGAGACGGATGACTTCTACGAATTATGCGACAGATACGGAATACTGGTTATGCAAGAATGGCCAACAGCCTGGAATAGCCATAACACGCAGCCGTACTCTCTTTTAAAAGAGACGGTAGAAAGAAATACCAAACGACTCAGAAACCACCCTTCTCTTGTGATGTGGGGAGCAGGAAATGAATCGGACAAGCCATTCGGCCCTGCCATTGACATGATGGGACGACTAAGCATCGAACTCGACGGAACTCGTCCTTTCCATCGCGGGGAAGCTTGGGGAGGCAGCCAACACAATTATAACTGCTGGTGGGATAATGCCCACCTCAATCATAATTTGAATATGACCGCTCCTTTTTGGGGAGAATTTGGGATAGCATCATTGCCTCACATTGAGACAGTACACAAATATTTAGATGGGGAGAAAGAGGTGTGGCCTCCCCGAAGGAGCGGTAACTTCACACACCACACTCCTATCTTCGGAACAATGGGAGAAATGGGAAAGCTCGTTCAATACTCCGGTTATTTTATGCCGAAAGATTCGCTGGCTTCTTTCATTCTCGGATCACAATTAGCACAAGTAGTGGGAGTGAGACATACACTAGAACGGGCACGTACATTATGGCCTCATACTACGGGAGCACTTTATTATAAGATGAACGACAATTATCCCGGCGTCTCGTGGTCGTGCGTAGATTATTACGGCATCATTAAACCCATTCATTATTTTGTGCAAAAATCTTTTGCTCCGCTAGCGGCAGTTATGTTATTTGACCGTAGCAATCTCTCCAGCCAGGAAGTCAGCCTTCCTGTTTATCTGCTCGATGATTGCCAAGAACTGGACAAAAAACCTTATCAAGTGAAGGTATCTATATACAATGATCAACTAGACACTGTCGCCAACCATACGTTTAATGGCACCGGAGATGAGAATGTTGTAAAAAAACTAGGAGAAATCTATTTAAACAGAGAGCAAACCAAATCTACCATGTTGTTCTTTGTATTGGATATAGTGAAAAATAACCGGAGTATCTACCGGAATTACTACTTCACCAATTATGAAGTGCGCCCGGGCTCCATCTTATCAATGCCCCAGACAACCATAAAGACGGAACGTAGGGGCAATGCAGTGATTCTGACAAATACAGGAAAATATCCTGCCATCGGAGTACACATAGAAGTACCGGAGAAGATGGATCAACTCATCGTTTCGGAGAACTATATATGGCTTAATCCACAGGAATCAAAAAAATTAAAAATAAACTTGGAATCTCCAGTGATTGTAAAAGGCTGGAACCTCCAATAA
- a CDS encoding MFS transporter, with translation MENIKLKEKIGYGLGDAASSMFWKLFTMYLLFFYTDVVGISSAVVGTMFLITRIWDTFLDPFVGILGDRTSSRWGKFRPYLLWVAIPFGICGILTFSSFGDNMTTKIIFAYATYTLMMMVYSLINVPYASLLGVMSANPQVRTEFSSYRMTFAFGGSILVLFLIEPLVDIFSKMKITESLPDIAFGWQMAAVVFAIMASGMFLLTFLWTKERVQPIKEEKGSLKEDLKDLGKNKPWWILLCAGIMALVFNSLRDGSAVFYFKYYVDGSDTFSFSFMNSAITLITIYLVLGQAANILGIMFVPSLTKRIGKKKTYFMAMVCATILSVLFYFLPKDFIWGILCLQILISICAGIISPLLWSMYADISDYSEWKTGRRATGLIFSSSSMSQKFGWTIGGALTGWLLAYFGFKANVIQSDFAQTGICMMMSIFPAIATMLSAIFISRYPLNEKRLYEISTELEERRRKK, from the coding sequence ATGGAAAACATAAAACTAAAAGAAAAAATCGGGTATGGATTAGGAGATGCAGCTTCTTCCATGTTCTGGAAGTTATTCACCATGTATCTATTATTCTTCTATACAGACGTGGTAGGTATCTCCTCGGCCGTTGTAGGAACAATGTTTCTCATCACACGTATCTGGGATACTTTCCTTGACCCGTTTGTCGGAATATTAGGTGACCGGACCAGTTCCCGATGGGGAAAATTCCGTCCTTACCTATTATGGGTGGCAATACCATTCGGTATCTGTGGCATACTAACCTTCTCTTCTTTCGGAGATAACATGACCACCAAAATAATATTTGCCTACGCCACATACACTCTTATGATGATGGTATATTCCTTAATCAATGTGCCATACGCATCTCTATTAGGAGTAATGTCTGCCAATCCTCAAGTACGCACAGAGTTTTCCTCCTACCGTATGACATTTGCGTTTGGGGGAAGTATTCTGGTATTATTCCTCATTGAGCCGCTGGTCGATATATTCAGTAAGATGAAAATAACAGAGAGCCTACCCGACATTGCTTTCGGCTGGCAGATGGCCGCAGTCGTATTCGCCATTATGGCCAGCGGCATGTTCCTGTTAACGTTTCTATGGACCAAAGAAAGAGTGCAGCCTATAAAGGAAGAAAAAGGATCACTCAAAGAAGACCTGAAAGATTTAGGAAAAAACAAACCTTGGTGGATACTTTTATGCGCAGGAATCATGGCATTAGTTTTCAATTCTCTCCGTGACGGTTCCGCTGTATTCTATTTTAAATATTATGTAGATGGTTCCGACACATTCTCCTTCTCATTCATGAACAGTGCCATCACACTCATTACTATTTACCTGGTATTAGGACAAGCAGCCAATATTCTCGGAATCATGTTCGTACCATCCCTCACCAAGAGAATCGGTAAAAAGAAAACGTACTTCATGGCTATGGTTTGCGCCACCATTTTAAGTGTGTTATTCTACTTTCTTCCCAAAGATTTTATTTGGGGAATTTTATGCTTACAGATTTTAATAAGTATCTGTGCCGGTATTATCTCCCCCTTGTTATGGTCTATGTATGCAGATATATCGGACTACTCCGAATGGAAAACCGGAAGACGGGCAACCGGCCTGATATTTTCTTCTTCATCCATGTCTCAAAAGTTCGGATGGACTATCGGAGGTGCTTTGACCGGATGGTTACTGGCTTATTTCGGTTTCAAAGCAAACGTGATTCAATCTGATTTTGCCCAAACCGGTATTTGTATGATGATGAGTATTTTCCCGGCCATTGCTACCATGTTATCTGCAATCTTCATTTCACGTTATCCGCTAAATGAAAAAAGATTATATGAGATATCAACGGAACTCGAAGAAAGAAGAAGAAAAAAATAA
- a CDS encoding apiosidase-like domain-containing protein gives MLKRLSICYVLFILCTTCVSAQEDRWTGSATNLSKGNLRVNSSGRYLEYTDGTPFLYLGDTAWELISRLNDKETERYLENRREKGFTVIQTVILDELDGINTSSNGVPQLIDGNIDQPSPEYFARVDKVISLAATKGLYIALLPTWGDKVDKQWGKGPEIFTPENAYRYGKWLGERYMNMPNLIWIIGGDRSGGGKNRSIWNALATGIKSIDQNHLMTYHPQGEHSSSYWFHDAPWLDFNMCQSGHAQQDFAIYQRILLPDLNRKPHKPCMDGEPRYENIPINFKKENGRFGEDDVRHTLYQSMFSGACGYTYGCNDIWQMFDTGRESKCDADTPWHQAMDKQGAWDLIHFRRLWEKFDFTQGKSQQSIFGNASLEKTNYPVAFGNKDYILVYLPQGGKRTIYLPSMSSPKRTLKWMNPRNGQTTFYQYTTTDTISISSPTEGKGNDWVLIIE, from the coding sequence ATGCTCAAACGACTCTCCATCTGCTACGTTTTATTCATTCTTTGTACGACCTGTGTTTCTGCTCAAGAAGACCGGTGGACAGGAAGTGCCACGAATCTATCAAAAGGCAACTTACGGGTAAATTCGTCCGGTCGCTACCTGGAATACACGGATGGAACTCCTTTTCTTTATCTGGGAGATACAGCTTGGGAACTCATCAGCCGTTTAAACGACAAAGAGACAGAACGATATTTGGAGAATCGCAGAGAAAAGGGATTTACCGTCATACAAACTGTAATTCTGGATGAATTAGACGGCATTAACACCTCCTCCAACGGAGTCCCCCAATTAATCGACGGTAATATCGACCAACCTTCCCCCGAGTATTTCGCCCGTGTAGACAAAGTAATTTCTCTGGCTGCGACCAAAGGTTTATATATAGCATTGCTGCCAACCTGGGGCGATAAAGTAGACAAACAATGGGGAAAAGGACCGGAAATCTTCACCCCGGAGAATGCGTATAGATATGGCAAGTGGTTGGGAGAACGCTATATGAATATGCCCAACCTGATATGGATAATAGGAGGTGACCGGAGTGGAGGCGGAAAAAACCGATCCATCTGGAACGCATTGGCAACCGGCATTAAAAGTATAGACCAAAATCATTTGATGACCTATCATCCGCAGGGTGAACACTCATCCTCATACTGGTTTCACGACGCTCCATGGTTGGACTTCAATATGTGTCAGTCCGGACATGCTCAACAGGATTTCGCCATCTATCAACGCATACTTCTACCCGACTTAAATAGGAAGCCACACAAACCATGTATGGATGGAGAACCCCGATATGAGAATATTCCGATCAATTTTAAAAAAGAGAACGGAAGATTCGGAGAGGATGACGTCCGCCATACACTCTACCAAAGCATGTTCAGTGGAGCCTGTGGCTATACATATGGTTGTAATGATATATGGCAAATGTTTGACACCGGACGCGAATCTAAATGTGATGCCGATACTCCATGGCATCAGGCTATGGACAAACAAGGAGCATGGGATTTAATTCACTTTCGCAGATTATGGGAGAAATTTGATTTTACTCAAGGGAAGAGCCAACAAAGCATTTTTGGCAATGCCTCTTTAGAAAAGACAAACTACCCCGTAGCCTTCGGCAACAAAGACTATATACTGGTATATCTTCCGCAAGGTGGGAAAAGAACCATCTATCTGCCTTCCATGAGTAGTCCCAAACGGACTTTAAAATGGATGAATCCCCGTAACGGACAAACCACATTCTACCAGTATACGACAACAGATACGATTTCCATATCCTCGCCTACAGAAGGAAAAGGAAATGACTGGGTTTTAATAATCGAATAA